In the Staphylococcus sp. IVB6240 genome, one interval contains:
- a CDS encoding MFS transporter, whose protein sequence is MRMPSAIWWLVIGMAINITGASFLWPLNTIYMAQELDKSLSTAGLVLMINSIGMIGGNLLGGTMFDRLGVYSTIMIGTIFSLVATCLLNFFHGWPWYAIWLIMLGFGGGMIIPAIYAMAGAVWPQGGRKTFNAVYLAQNIGVALGAALGGIVANFSFDYIFLANLLMYVAFFVIAVFKFNVTYEAKVKQPHMLDEVTSIQDKKNFIALILLCVMFAFCWIAYVQWQTTIASFTQQIGISMPQYSLLWTINGVMILLGQPLILPVIQMLRGQMKKQLYVGLFILIISFFVTSFAMSFSIFVVGMVIMTFAEMFIWPAVPTIADQLAPIGRQGVYQGIVNAASTVGKALGPLLGGLIVDYFDMQTMFLSMIGLLVIAGFFLAIFDRGIRNRESKAEM, encoded by the coding sequence ATGCGTATGCCGAGTGCAATTTGGTGGTTAGTGATCGGTATGGCAATCAATATTACAGGAGCGAGTTTCTTATGGCCACTTAATACAATATATATGGCACAGGAGTTGGATAAGTCACTGAGTACAGCTGGATTGGTACTTATGATCAACTCAATTGGAATGATAGGTGGCAATCTGCTTGGTGGAACGATGTTTGACCGATTAGGTGTTTATAGCACAATTATGATAGGAACCATTTTTAGTTTAGTAGCGACTTGTTTACTGAACTTTTTTCACGGTTGGCCTTGGTATGCTATTTGGCTTATTATGCTGGGCTTTGGAGGAGGGATGATTATCCCTGCAATTTATGCAATGGCGGGGGCAGTGTGGCCACAAGGGGGACGTAAAACATTTAATGCCGTTTATTTAGCGCAGAATATTGGTGTAGCGCTTGGTGCAGCATTAGGTGGTATTGTAGCGAACTTTAGTTTTGATTATATATTTCTTGCAAACTTATTAATGTATGTTGCCTTTTTTGTCATTGCTGTATTTAAATTTAATGTGACATATGAAGCAAAAGTTAAGCAACCACATATGTTAGATGAGGTCACATCTATTCAAGATAAAAAGAATTTTATTGCGCTAATTCTGCTATGTGTGATGTTCGCTTTTTGTTGGATTGCATACGTACAGTGGCAAACAACCATTGCATCTTTCACACAACAAATTGGCATTTCAATGCCACAATACAGTTTATTATGGACGATTAATGGTGTGATGATTCTTCTTGGACAACCACTCATTTTACCAGTGATTCAAATGTTACGTGGACAGATGAAAAAACAACTTTATGTAGGCTTGTTTATTCTTATCATTTCATTTTTTGTCACGAGCTTTGCTATGTCGTTCTCAATTTTTGTTGTCGGTATGGTGATTATGACATTTGCAGAAATGTTTATTTGGCCAGCAGTACCGACGATTGCAGATCAATTGGCACCGATTGGAAGACAAGGTGTGTATCAAGGAATTGTCAATGCGGCTTCAACAGTAGGTAAGGCATTAGGACCATTGCTTGGTGGGTTAATCGTAGACTACTTTGACATGCAGACAATGTTTTTATCAATGATTGGTCTGTTAGTAATTGCTGGATTTTTCTTGGCGATATTTGATCGAGGAATTCGCAATCGAGAATCGAAAGCTGAAATGTAA
- a CDS encoding TIGR01212 family radical SAM protein (This family includes YhcC from E. coli K-12, an uncharacterized radical SAM protein.) produces the protein MGTVFPYAFENKRYHTLNYHLKNQFGQKIFKVALDGGFDCPNRDGTVAHGGCTFCSAAGSGDFAGNRADAIPIQFQEIKSRMHEKWYEGKYIAYFQAFTNTHAPVEVLREKFEAALQEEGVVGLSIGTRPDCLPDDVVEYLAELNERTYLWVELGLQTVHQTTSDLINRAHDMDVYYEGVAKLRKHGIRVCSHIINGLPGEDYDMMMETAKAVAEMDVQGIKIHLLHLLKGTPMVKQYDKGLLKFMTKEEYINLVCDQLEILPPEMIVHRITGDGPIDLMVGPMWSVNKWEVLNDIDAELARRGTVQGTHYSKEAIK, from the coding sequence ATGGGAACAGTTTTTCCATATGCTTTTGAAAATAAACGCTACCATACATTAAACTACCATTTAAAAAATCAATTTGGTCAAAAAATCTTTAAAGTCGCACTTGATGGTGGTTTCGACTGCCCCAACCGTGACGGCACTGTTGCACACGGTGGCTGTACTTTTTGTTCAGCTGCAGGAAGTGGTGACTTTGCAGGTAATCGTGCAGATGCAATCCCTATTCAATTCCAAGAAATAAAATCTCGCATGCATGAAAAATGGTATGAAGGCAAATATATTGCCTACTTCCAAGCATTTACAAATACGCATGCACCAGTGGAAGTATTGCGTGAAAAATTTGAAGCGGCATTACAAGAAGAAGGCGTTGTTGGGCTTTCAATCGGGACACGCCCAGATTGTTTGCCAGATGATGTGGTAGAATACCTTGCCGAATTGAATGAACGCACATATCTATGGGTGGAGTTAGGTCTTCAAACCGTTCATCAAACGACTTCAGACTTGATCAATCGTGCACACGATATGGATGTTTACTATGAAGGCGTCGCTAAATTACGTAAGCATGGCATTCGTGTATGTAGCCATATTATTAACGGCTTACCTGGAGAAGACTATGACATGATGATGGAAACAGCAAAAGCCGTTGCTGAAATGGATGTTCAAGGAATAAAAATCCACTTACTACATTTATTAAAAGGCACACCAATGGTCAAACAATACGACAAAGGCTTGTTAAAATTTATGACCAAAGAAGAATATATCAACCTCGTTTGTGATCAACTTGAAATTCTGCCACCTGAAATGATTGTACACCGCATCACAGGAGACGGACCGATAGACCTGATGGTAGGTCCCATGTGGAGTGTTAATAAATGGGAAGTTCTCAATGATATTGATGCAGAACTTGCGCGTCGTGGCACTGTTCAAGGAACACATTATTCAAAAGAGGCTATAAAATAA
- a CDS encoding class I SAM-dependent methyltransferase, translating to MILKRILPFAKELITTHIKSDSTVIDATCGNGHDTLFLAQSVPEGQVYGCDIQQAAIDATKEKIADYKQVSLIQTGHEHIIDHIHPDHLEKLDAAIFNLGYLPKGDKSVVTQPETTILAITRIFEHLRQEGIIVLVVYPGHPEGKIESDHLLKYLKNFDQQQAHILQYGFLNQQNNPPYIVAIEKR from the coding sequence ATGATTCTAAAACGAATTCTTCCATTCGCTAAAGAGCTCATCACCACACATATTAAAAGTGATAGTACCGTGATTGATGCAACTTGTGGAAATGGTCATGACACTTTATTTTTAGCACAGTCAGTACCTGAAGGACAGGTATATGGTTGTGATATTCAACAAGCTGCCATCGATGCAACAAAAGAAAAAATAGCTGATTATAAACAGGTATCACTAATTCAAACAGGTCATGAGCACATTATTGACCATATCCACCCCGATCACCTTGAAAAATTGGATGCCGCGATTTTTAATTTGGGGTATTTACCTAAAGGTGACAAATCCGTTGTCACACAGCCTGAAACGACTATTTTAGCCATTACACGTATTTTTGAACATCTAAGACAAGAAGGTATCATTGTTTTAGTGGTTTATCCAGGTCATCCTGAAGGCAAAATAGAAAGTGATCATCTGCTTAAGTATTTGAAAAACTTCGATCAACAGCAAGCACATATTTTACAATACGGGTTTCTTAACCAACAAAATAACCCGCCTTATATTGTTGCAATTGAAAAAAGATAA
- a CDS encoding MarR family transcriptional regulator, with protein MEDSKVEQKSGIKALFSLQSEIESVFVTIAEKYELTKEELLILLTLWEKGGMTLKEMDQFVPIKSYKRSKTYNHLVNMKWIYKERPVNDERTVLIYYNEDMRDKQHELVTDIATEIKQHKMKMSQSFKKVLDMAQV; from the coding sequence ATGGAAGACAGTAAAGTAGAACAAAAAAGTGGGATTAAAGCTCTATTTTCATTGCAATCCGAAATTGAATCAGTTTTTGTTACTATCGCAGAAAAATACGAATTAACTAAGGAAGAGTTGCTCATACTATTAACGCTATGGGAAAAAGGTGGTATGACACTTAAAGAGATGGATCAGTTTGTGCCAATAAAGTCTTATAAACGCTCAAAAACATATAATCACCTTGTTAATATGAAATGGATTTACAAAGAGCGACCAGTCAATGATGAACGTACGGTGTTGATATATTACAATGAAGACATGCGTGATAAGCAGCATGAACTTGTAACGGATATTGCAACTGAAATTAAGCAACATAAAATGAAAATGAGCCAAAGTTTTAAAAAAGTATTGGATATGGCGCAAGTCTAA
- a CDS encoding L-lactate dehydrogenase has product MAKKGNKVVLVGNGAVGASYAFTMVSQGVADELVIIDINEDKVLGDVLDLSHGAPYAMSPVKVKAGQYSDCGDADLIVICAGAPQKVGETRLDLVEKNAKIYKGIITPIMESGFDGIFLIAANPVDVLTYVTLKYSGLPKHKVIGSGTILDTARFKHLLSEVFDVAPSSVHANIIGEHGDSEVPVWSSATIAGQPLYDLLKNDPEKEHLIEDIYVNTRDAAYDIIKAKGATYYGVAMGLMHISKAILRNQNVVLTVSSYLEGEYGVEGVYTGVPTVVNGEGAVRIIETPLNEEEQAKFEKSSKILKDMQDSISHLF; this is encoded by the coding sequence ATGGCGAAAAAAGGTAATAAAGTAGTATTAGTAGGGAACGGTGCAGTAGGTGCAAGCTATGCATTCACAATGGTGAGTCAAGGTGTAGCAGACGAATTAGTAATTATTGATATTAACGAAGACAAAGTACTTGGTGATGTACTTGACTTAAGTCACGGGGCACCTTATGCAATGTCTCCTGTAAAAGTTAAAGCGGGCCAATACTCTGACTGTGGCGATGCAGATTTAATTGTCATCTGTGCTGGTGCACCACAAAAAGTTGGTGAAACACGTTTAGACTTAGTTGAAAAGAACGCTAAAATTTATAAAGGTATCATCACACCAATTATGGAAAGTGGATTTGACGGTATCTTCTTAATTGCTGCAAATCCAGTAGACGTTTTAACTTACGTTACTTTAAAATACTCAGGTTTACCAAAACACAAAGTCATTGGTTCAGGTACAATCTTAGATACAGCACGTTTCAAACACTTATTAAGTGAAGTATTCGATGTTGCACCATCAAGTGTACACGCAAATATTATTGGTGAGCATGGTGACTCAGAAGTACCAGTATGGTCAAGTGCAACAATCGCAGGTCAACCACTATATGATTTATTAAAAAATGATCCAGAAAAAGAACATCTTATTGAAGATATCTATGTAAATACACGTGACGCAGCTTACGATATCATTAAAGCAAAAGGTGCTACTTACTATGGTGTAGCAATGGGCTTAATGCATATTTCTAAAGCAATTTTACGTAACCAAAATGTAGTATTAACTGTTTCTAGTTACTTAGAAGGTGAGTACGGTGTAGAAGGTGTTTATACTGGTGTGCCAACTGTTGTTAATGGAGAAGGTGCAGTTCGTATTATCGAAACACCATTAAATGAAGAAGAACAAGCTAAATTTGAAAAATCTTCTAAGATTCTTAAAGATATGCAAGATTCAATTAGCCACTTATTCTAA